Part of the Etheostoma cragini isolate CJK2018 chromosome 8, CSU_Ecrag_1.0, whole genome shotgun sequence genome, ccTAACTGTACAGACGGATAAAAGCGAAAAAGGGGGCACCGGTAACGTCACAAGTGACCAttgttctgactcgggtgcctgggtctgtttcccgacggttcagtaaactgacGTAAGCTTTCTTAGCACACGAGTTAAGGTGATCCTGGTGGTGAGGAAAATAGTTAAGTGATCTATTGTTGTTTCAGTGATTCTGACCTTTGTGTAGTGGAACTGCATGGGGTCGTCAGTGGACAGCGACACACACAGGCCCTTCTGTAGGAACTCTCGTAGAGGGTTCTTGGAGTACTGGAGGAACAGGCTGTTGTTGCTCAGTGGGGACATGGCGATTGGGACCTGGGCCAGGTAGTACAGGTACTGCAACACTGGACTCTGGGGAGGAGCATGGGGTGTAGACAGCAAAGTAATGAGTAATGCTATTAATCATCTAATTGGGTTACTGGAGAAAATTGACTAACTGACATTAAAGGAATAATATGCTAATTTCCCATGGATAATAATTTTCCATAATAAACATCAGTACTGTGTTACAAGTATGAACAGTTTTGGCCACCAGGTCTAAATACAGAAAAGAGTGCCTCGTACGGAAATGCGGTGTTCataaatcaaagaaaagaatTGAGTGAACATTGGCTTTCTCATAAAAACAGAAGCAATACTTGCTTCTGAACAAGCAAACCCTTAAAATAGCACTCCACTAAGTATTATACCTACTATTATAGTAGGCATATTTATTACAACATTTTCAGCATGCTAAGCTGCCAGCATTAAAGAGACCCTTGAATGAATTCAGGACTGCACCTTTTTGAGGTTGAGTCCATGGGAGATGTTGTCAGCCGTAAGGAAGGCGGAAACCAGGTGGGTGATGGAGCCAGCCTCACCACAGTGGGGACGAAACTGGAAGGTGTTCAGTCCTCGCTCCCTGGGGAGGGACAAATGATACTGGCATTGTGTACTTTTGTCACCTGAGCCAAAAATAATACATAGCAGTTTTTAACAATACTAGGGTTTGCATTCTTGCTTTATTGCTGATGCAGAACATGCAGATCAGGCTGGAAACTCCTGGAAAATTTTCACCTATGTCAGGCCCCCGCTAAAGGTGGAAGTCACATAAGATCAGACGGGGCGATTAGCCTAAGTGTTGTGCGTTAGTGTGTTGCCCGTTTGTGTTTTCATGGTGATCCCCATGGTGCTAGTATTTAGCCATGCTTCTAGTTCTATGAGTTACTTTTGGTCTGCatcaacagattaaaaaactaatttacttttaaaaattaacCAGGATGTGGAGGTCCATCAAAACGATTTTAAACCGTTTGAAACTGTCGCACACACTTAATTTTGTGACTACACgtgaaacaaaacattacacTCCAGTCCGTTGAGTTGTGTCTGGCCTACGTGATTGGCCACCGCAGCATGACATTGGGTTGCGTTTCTCCAAAGGTGAACCTGCTTTAACGTTACGCCGCAGGCTGTTGCGTTTTTTTCAGAACCCGCTGTGACCCCCACTGCCATAGCCTCAAAGGACTTCTCATAATAAAGTGAAACTGATGACCGCTGTTTTTGCCGCAGCGCCTGATCTAGTTTGAGTTTTGCCTAACTTGCAGCCTGTCCAGGTCACCACACAACCTATTCCCCTGCCCTTGTCTGACTGGAAAAGACTTGAGATGGCTAAATTCTGGGCCATTAAAATCCTGTACATTACCAGGTAGACTTTCTTGTACCCTGGCAAGTAACACAGCTCTGATATGTAAAATGGATTTGATGTCATGTAACCATTCCGGGAATCTTTTTTGAGATTGATGCACGCACAAACATTTGGTCTTACTTGCGCAGGTTGTTGAGCACCATGATGTTGGCATACATGTAGAACAGGTAGTAGGTGTAGGGAGGATTGTCATCTGTGGTCCATTCCTCTGGCTTTGGGCTTTTGTAAGAGAACATGTGATCACTGTGTTTGGACTCGTCATCCACACTGTCAAACCCTGTCACCTAACAAAGATAGTGTCAGCACATTTGAGCAACAGATATTACACAACCATGCATGTTTCATCAGTGCAAAAAAGAAGTACTTTAACTTTGTCCTTTGTGGTTTGTGTGGTCAGGCTGTTCCCAAAGAAGTGTCACTTAATATCACTGAATCTTTATGGCAAAACTAACAGATATGGCTGCTATTTAACTTTCAAAATATTGTGTCTGTTACAGATTTCACCCTTCATGAAAGTACTTACGTATTTCAAGAAAACATGTAGTACTTTGTGCTTTTGCGGATTGACTGTAGCCTCAAACAGGGGGAGGAAAACATTCTCCAGCATCTTGGCATAGTTTGGGATCAATTTCTTTGACTTAAAAATGTCACTGCAAGACAAAAGGAATCCAATCAACTTATCTCCCAATacaagcatgttagcatttgttTGCCTACACAGAAAAGCCTATTGAGTGATGTGATTATTTCTTACTGGACTGTGAGTTTACAAATTTAGAGCCAACATTTTGGCAACAGTGACATTAGAATTTACCTTCTCAGGATATTATCTGAGTTTCATCACATATTTAAAAGAGGAAACAATATAACAGTCAGGAAGATGAAACATTGGTTGTTTTTAGTAACCATTACATATGGATTACTATCAAATGTAAGTGAACCCAGACCCTTTTGTGTTTATAgaccatgtttgttttattgtaaggAATGTGCTTGCTGTTGCTTAGGTTTTAATGAGGACTTACTAGATCCTGGGGACTTGGATCATCCATCTCATGTTTGGTGAGTGGACCTTATGCTGGATGAACCAGGTTGCTAGGCTCTCCCACTCGCTGGTGGAGCGGCCGTAAATCGACAGACGGGGCTCAGCATGCTGGTACTTGCTCTCCTCCAGCTCTCTGGCAACTTCCTGAAACAGACACCAAACCACAGGACTTTGGAGCTGTTTCTTGATAAAGCGGAAGTGACAATAGGATATGGCACAATGGACAGATAACAAGTTAATTCTGTCCCATCAGGGTTATTTCTAAATACCAACAGAGCAAGTGTGCATGATAACTACAGCCTATCTCAAAGAAATTATGACAGATGGTTCAATTCCTTGGTATATATCTACATAATACACTGAAGATGAACCACATGTACACTAgcatatacatactgtatatgtttggaggagaaagagaaattcTACctcaaatcaaaaacaaaatgtaatatgCACCCATgcctttttgattttattttcttgatgatgatttctttctttgtgtgctcTCATCCTGTAAATAATTAAtctcagctgtactttttgtGCAATAGTTAGATAACAGTTGAATTGAAGTTAAACTTCAACTTAGTTAAGCCATAGAgggttttttaaaatatttttttcactgtataCATTTTGAAAGGAAAAGCACTCTGTCCCAATAAGCCATGGCATGTCAGACTGTACTTAACTGATATCTCACTGGCCCTCATTATTGTTCTTCGTTGATTTGAAGACCAGATAAATTTAAACACCGTTATATACTGCAGGGCCTTTGAGTGATGTTAGTACTTAAACTCCTACTACACCTTGATGAGACGTGCAAAGTATTCTCCTTTGATGTAGTTGTCTGATTTCAAGTAAATCTCTCGCAGTTCGCTGGCTCCAACAGGGTTGTATTTGGAGTTGAACTTGTCAAAACGATGAAATGTTTGTCTTCCCTAGGAGAGTAATTCGTGAGAGAGGGTTACATTTTATGCACTGATGATCACATTCTCATTCCAACAAAGTGACTATATTGATTATTTTCAGATTACACATTAAGAGGACCTTGCATGGAACATAAACATGATTGCATAACACCATATGAAATGCATGAACACCCATAATCGCATCCTTGTGTCAGTAAGCACAGGTTAGTGCAGTGTTCTGTAGTTTATGACTAATTTATGACTGTATAGCGGAAATGTGACtggaattgtttgtttttaagatctTTGAAAGTTAAGTATAATTagtgattttttgttgttgaaattcGTATGTATGATTTGTCTTTACAGCGTGCACGTCCAGAGAGTCTACGGTGAGGTCGTAGGGGTCCATCTTAAGCTTGTTGAAGACTTCCTTGAGTGTGAGCTTTTGGCTGCCCTTCTCCAAGACCACGCGATCTGCCTCTGTCTGGTATGTGGTCTTTATAAATTTCAGCAGATGCTTCTGGTTCATGCAAGCAGcagcgtgtatatgtgtgtccaCCTGCGTTTGACATAGAGCAGACAGTGACAATGTGAATTGGACATTGGACATGTTACAGTGGATCTATAAACTTGTTTATTTAGACTGTGTGCACTAAAGTTAGAAATAAATTCTGCAGTGGTAAGACAGCCCTTCAGAGTAAAAGCAAAGTTCAAAGCAATGTTGGCAAGATGAATTGTATTACACCACTTTTAGTACAGAGTTTCTAGCAAGTTATTAATTGTAACCAACCTTTCTGACGTTGTAGAAGTCTCTGTGTGGAACACATTTTAGCTCTTTTAGCTCTGCcatttcattcatcatttcatGAAGGTAGAATTTGGAAGCCAAGAAGTTCAACCGTCTGTGACAGTAGGTTTTCCTGTAAATCAACATAATTTCAGCAAAACATTTCATGTTGGaaaatttttaaattacagatttaaataaaaaattatattttgcagCATGCTGCTTACTAATCCTCTGCTCCAGTTCAGGATGGAAAACTATTCCCACTATTTTGTGGAATATCAATTACAGTCTTTGTAGACCTATTGATGTTAAGAATACCCAAAGTGTTTGTGTACTCACGTTGGGCCATCACATATCATTGCAAGGACATGGCTCAGGTCTATAGCAAAGGTTTCGAGGTCGGGATAAGGGAGGCTGTGAGGCCGCTGTTGTTTTAGGGCCTCGGTATTGTCATAAACATGAACAATGCCATCCTTCATCTGCAGCTCATAATTCAGGTTCTCAGGAATACACTCCATGGAGTATGGGTCCACCCCTTCACGAGGGAAAGGCCATATGTCTACAGATGATAGgagtaaataaacaaaatggcaaATGAGGAAAAATCAAAGTAATTCAAACCAGGGGTCTTCAgcattttttaagccaaggaccgcttaactgaaagagagacggagcagggacccccttcTACACATCttgtataaaataaagttgcataataaactgggcctgcaataatgtgtagggcagacatactgtacatataacaCAATGAATCTGTGCAAGATCTTtttgactaccttacctataggctaGCTATCCTGTCATCAGTGGGGATATATATTCgctaataatatgttgtatTCAAGTTAAGAATTTTCAATATCTggaaaagtgttaaaaaattaataatttgacAGCCCCCTTGCCTTGACTCTGAGGCCCCTATAGGGGTCCCTGACCCTCTGTTGAAGGTCCCTGATTCAAGCTATAGAGAATGGTTTACAATAGGATTGTTGTATGGACAAAAACTTTGTCATTAGAGAAATAATCTCTAATGACAAATAATCTCTAATTTTGCCCAAGTTGTTATGTATTGCACATAGTCTTAATGTTTTGCAAACAGTCATTATGTATTGCACAAGGGCAGCACGTTTTTTTATGTATGAATAGCAGCGTGTGACATGGAACATTACTGCTAAAATGTCACCGTCCTCTGAATTGTAGAATGTACTGTTCCAGTCAGGTTTGTAAAATTATTTGTGAAACTAGTTTTGCCACTTTCTTGTTGACTTCTTTGCCACTGAGTTAAGGTTGTGGCGCGTTCCTGAGATCTCCTGCCAGTAAAATACCACGTTGAGTATCCGTACGTTGCTACATTTAGTTATTACATTTTAGGACATCATAATCTTTGCTCTAATCCAACCAAGATTTTACCATTAATCATACAGGTTTGGCTGTTGCTGAATAAAAGCCACAGAAGTGCTCCAACTGTAAGTCACGTAACATTGTCAATAGGGAAAATGAATGGGACTCATACCTTCTAGAATCGGGCCCCCAAAATAGATTCTCCCCTGTCCCAACTCTATTAAGTGTGCAAGAGTAAAATACTGGACAAAAAGCAGGAGTATTaacttaattacatttttacaatgaGGAAAATGAGTTCTATAAATACCCCTACCTGGCATAatctcatcctcctccttcCACTTCTCATTTTGGGTGTTGCGGAGGAATCGGGCAGTGGTCCTGGGAAAGTGATGGTAGGCCAGCCTGCTGTATTTCTCTCTTATGAGCAGTGCCCCAAGTATACTTTTGGCTGCCTGCTCATAATCCTCCACTGTGATCTGTGAAGGTCATGGAAAAGTTTCAGTTCAAGTTTGAGAATTAatcatttcaaagagaaatCTGTCCTTTTAACTTCCTTTTAGACTTATGATAATACGTTACAACTATGGTACACAGCTAAATGCATGCTCTTGCTAGTGTTACCAGATGGACTCAGATTTGGGCCACTTTTGCCTGCAGTTTAATATAGTCTGTGTCATGTCAGGTGTTTTGCTCGAGACCCAAGGAAGTGCAGTGTCAACTGTGAGGTAGTTTGGATGATTGGTCACTCAGAAAGCAAGCACAAACAGGCCCTGTACTAGTCTTGGTCTCTCTTGTCTGGTTGCTGCGTGTCTAAATGTTTTTGCTTATAGACACTTTTTTATTGATGATACCTATTTTTTGAATGTATGAGATGTGTGTAGCTACAGTTACATGTTCACTGTGTAGGTTTGCATCAACGGGCTGGAGTGTTAATCCTGTTTACCCCTGCACAGTAATCTCCACTGATGGTTACTCTCTGGAAGTCTGGAAAGCCCTCTTGGGGAAAAGGTTCTGTTGTGGTTTCGGAGAGCATTGGAGAAACCACAGACCGGACCCAGTCACCTCCGACAGGTATCTGCAAAGATACTGATTGCGAACGCTTCAACATGAACATCTTCTTCCTAGTAACACACAGGAGGACTAGATTACTCACTAACTAAAAGCTTACATCTGCCTAAGGTCCATGGCAAaacatttggaatattttcTGTTGTGGCTTGGAAATTTAGGATTCAAAGTCTGTGCAGAATGAGAGGCAGATTTTATCAAACATTTCCATTTCCTACTTCATAGCAGACTCCAGAGACTGCTGCGCAGCCATTTCCCTCTGCAGTGACCTCTCCCTGTCCTCGTGCAGACCGATGGGACAGTCCTCAGGCACATTGAACAGTGCCAGAGCATCCTTGGTGTCTTCCTCTTGCAGGGCAGAGGCATAGACCTTCTCTGCTCGCAGGCGTACCTTCTCATCCACCTCACTCATcgacatttttttgaaaagccGTGGCATTTCTGAGGGAGTTGAGAAAGATACTAAGTTGAGGCTTTGCTTCTTGGCAAAGATAGGTTgagtcaaaaaaaaatgtttctctgaaaaaaagtgtattgTAATAAATGCAGAGAGCATCATCTTGTTCATTCCTACAGTGAATGCTGGGTTATGCAAAATGGCATAGTTCATGCTTGACAGTTTGAAGTCAACAATGACTCATTACATATAGAAAATATATGTTAACTGTTTGTGAAAcagaaagtaaaagtatataaagATGAAGTGACAGTGTGATGAGCCCAAGAGTTCAAAAGTCTCATGGCCTTCAGGATGAAGCTGTCCCTGAGCCTGTTCGTGTGGGACCAGATGCTACGGTATGCTTGTTTTTAAACTAGTTTGTTAGTTTGGCAATTTAATGGAAAAGACAAAATCCACAAACTCTTTTTCACCTGTGCTGagcaaaaattaaattacagaaaTTAAATGCTTGCTTCATTGTGATATTGTGGAATATTTGTGATTACAAGGGAATTGGTAAGGAGTCATAACTCATGCAGTAGTTACTTAAGTAGTTTTATGTTACAGTTTTTGTACATGAAACTGAGATTACAGACATGAATCCAAGCAACTTGCAGACTGTGATGGGGCACATGAAGGTGAAATAGCATTAAATTAGTGGTGACAGTAAATACAAATACCAGCAAGATAAACATGAGACCTACAAATATGAATCTGAGGTTGGGGTTGGCAGAGGTTGAGGAATAAACTTGGCATGTTTTGCATTACCTCACTATAGCTCAACAGTAAACACGTCTTGAGTGGCTACATGTTCTGCCAACGTGTCAGGCAAATTACAGTAAACACAGTTAATCACTGTCCCAGGGTAGTGTGGCAGTGTCACCTCGCAACCCCTTTGCCGACCTCAGGTTACCCttggaaattattttattttatagtgtcaaaaccataacagaagttatctcaggacactttacagataaagaaaactaaaaacatgaaaagatcTTGCTTCCGCAGTCTGTGTTATTTGTCTGCTTACGCATGACTGCTTCTAGTTAGTTTGAAGTGAAACAGTGCATCGATTGTTAAGTCAATCATGCTATTGAATTCAATGTCATGCAAATTAGGTGCTACATAAGGTAGTGAGTTTGGAATACATCTGTGTTGATGACTGCTAAATTTGGAGCCGCATGTTTGGTTCACAATTGATTGCCAGTTTATATTAAGTTTCATTAGGTTTTCATGCTTTTCATTGCTGCTGCATTTTGCCATATTCATAGTTAGTCAGTCAAAATGATTTTTCTCTACATCTCAATTTATAaggttgtgtgtttgcagatgtCTAAATCAGATCAACTTTGGAACAGCAAATTTAATTAACATTCCCAAAGAATCTGCAGAAAAGAATCTGGAAATGGAAAAGGAATGGCTGATCCTTTGTTTTCAGAGCGGCAGTAATAAGCATACCAGCATTTTGGTTATGTTGATATTTTGGTTGGGAAAAGgctatgtttatttatattgacCTAATTCTATTACATACCAAGGAGGGACTAGGGTCCTATTTTTAAACATGAGACCATGTGAATTCATATTATCATGAGGACAGCAGAGTTGTTTAGCTTTGCCTGCTTCCCTCTGGTGTGAAAACTGCTGTTGCTATCCAACATCCCATCTGTAGTGGAGATGTTTTGCTATTCTGATCACCATTTCATCACTGTTGCTATTAATATCAAAGTTACAGCCAAAGTAGGTCACTTGACCAGTTGCAGCATCAATACCACCGTGGGTGGAGGTATTTGAATCAACAAGTGCAGGATATGCTGTACCATTGTATCAACTAGCAAACTTCTCTGCTGCATACTCACCGTCCTAAGTGGTTCACATGCAACACTTATCTGTCTGAAAACTTTGAACGATCTTGGCGCCTTCACAGATGACAGCATAAACAGTTGCCCTCACATTGGCACAACTTCTGCCTGTTCCTAGCTGCATTCCTGACAAGCCTGCCTTTCAGCATGTGTACGCTCTACTGGAACAGCTGCTGCTTCCAAGACCTACATCCACCTACTATAGAAACCTGATCCACAAAAGCAGTGTGGATATGTCGGCAGGGTCTTTCAACAATCGTAGTCAAATTTCCATCAGTATGCTGATCTTtggttttaaaatataaaatgctcACCTCAATTAAATGCTTTAGTAATTCAAAATACTCCCTTTTTATATTAGAGTATTTACCCCTTTGTCTCAGCTGCCACTTTTCTAAAAGCTGGTGTACTTGTCTACAGAAAGTGAATCGTCCATTAAATCTCAGACCGTAGATAATGAATTAACCTCTTAGTAACGGATAATTACATCACATTGCATCTCAGTGTCACGACAGCTCAATTATCAGTAAAGGACGCTCTATCTGTCTCTTACCTTCTGCTGTATTTTTGGCCATGTTTGGCTGTTCAGCCTCTGCCTGTTGAGTCAAGTATTTCAGCTTTAATGTGTCTGCTTCTGTCTCTTTTAGACTCTAGCTCTAAGCTTTGTCTCCACTATTTTTTCATATGCCACTCGTTGTCTTGTCTCAGAACACTGTGTTGCTGGAAACCTCTGGGCACTGTGAAGAATCTCCTCAGgtcttttgtctttgtgtttctagGATCTATGATGCTTCTCTTCTGAGGATTCACTCCGACTGCCTCAGTCAGGCTTTGCTCTGCTGTTTACGTGGTCCAGTGCCTGTGTATATATTGTGCAGCTGCTCCTTGAGTGAGTgtccctctctatctctattTTAGGGTGTTGAGAACGTCATGGCAACAAGGGCTGCTAATCCAAGCTGATATGTCACAACTGGCTATCGGTGAGTTGCGGGAATGAGGAGGGAATGTAATGCAATGGTTCAAAGATGATGATACAGCCCACCCCAGGGTGGGGATTACTGTACATTTCACATTCAaactggcatttttttttaaagtgtccccaaatacatttcttttatttactcaCCTTTCCCAAAGTTTGGTGTAGACTGCTGTTTGCAAAGGGGTGTATCCCTTCTCTTCATTCTGATCTGTATTAAGAGAAACCAAGCTTGAATTAGCATTGGAGTAATCCACAGTGTAGTTGAGTAGAAAGTTAGAGGTAAATGCTGGCCGGTTTTGAAGATTTGTAGAATCTCTACCAGCTCAAACTAACGTAGTACATAAGTGGCTCAGAAGGGGTACAGTCTTACCCACTGTTAATACCAGCTTTGCTTGGCTCGGCCCGACTCAACTCGGCCGTGGTGCCAGTCCtccattttccattgcagatttagtactGAGTCATGCGTGGTGCAAGCGTGGCTGGTCGACATAGCGACGCCgtaggaaactgccgtgacctaacgcaagacgaattttatttcagaataagctggaggcagcaaaaaaaacactgctggctaaactatttaaaaatggtggATTTTTTTAGGACACCTCTGTCTGTcgtagcaatgatgacgcagtgattagtgacaattCACTCTGCCCAATCAGTGGTCTGAAGgttttccctttcccttttggtatcgcctcagcttgcTGTTAGCTAGTACCAGGTACTAgttcataatggaaaaacaaaaaaggcgagtagagtcgaggcagATACCATGTATTGGAAAAAACGCTATATGTTGACGTCAAGACTGTGTTTATAATCTCAAAATTCCTGCACCACTTCAGGGTTAACTTGTTTTTCAATACATTCTCCTTttctgaaaaactaaaacatgctACAGGATAAAATCTTAGAACATCATAGTCAAGACTATTATtttgttagcatcaaacaactTCTCTATTTAAGTTTGGATAGTGTGCCTATGGCCAAGATTGATGTTAGCTGTTAGTTGTTGAATGCTAAAAAAATCCTATTTGTATCATCTTTGCTACAATTTTGAGGTTGTCAGATTATGTTACTTTGTGCCATAGTAAACACTAAACAAAGAATATTCACAGGAAACGGCAGTTCTATATTTTAGCTTCTCAGGAAATGCACTAAAAGAAACCACCAATGGAACAAGAAATTGTCCCCACGAGGTTTGAACTTCAAAAAGGTGCTTATGTAGGTCAAGTTTGGCTGGTGCTGAAGTCGTGAGAAGTTTCACACTGAGAAAATATTTCACTATATAACAGGAGCAGAATGAGCCAAGTGTTGTAAGAGTAACAGATTTATTCCGTGCAGGTGGAAGGTGCAATtgagaaatgttgctgttgcagTGGTGTTAAGTTGCCAAAACACTAACTTAACTGCCACGATTCTGAGGCTTTATGcagcatgtgtttgtaatgatagacctgctggggggggggggtcagtagAGTTAAAGGAGATTAAAGTGCAGTTCAGGTCTCCTCACAACACACGCCATTCTCAGTAAGTTAAAATAAGGagcagaaatattttttttttgttgcatgaaATTTACTTTATCCGTAAtacacattgtttattttaccaaATCATTTATCCATCTACTTATATTAAGTTAGAATATTTTGATTCATATTGGAACCTTTTTCTACaataatgttattatataaTAGCTTTTGTCTAAAGATCTTCTAAGCAGAAGACAATCGGAtaccaaaaatgtaatttatattgtattttctaCATAGGTTTTAGCCAACGCCAATGGAAAAATTACCAGTGCTAACATGTCTTTGACTTCCAGCAGTCAACTCCTCTCCCTTCCATAACCACTATATTTTACAAAGCTTCAGCTGAA contains:
- the ampd3b gene encoding AMP deaminase 3b isoform X4 encodes the protein MKRRDTPLCKQQSTPNFGKEMPRLFKKMSMSEVDEKVRLRAEKVYASALQEEDTKDALALFNVPEDCPIGLHEDRERSLQREMAAQQSLESAMKKKMFMLKRSQSVSLQIPVGGDWVRSVVSPMLSETTTEPFPQEGFPDFQRVTISGDYCAGITVEDYEQAAKSILGALLIREKYSRLAYHHFPRTTARFLRNTQNEKWKEEDEIMPDIWPFPREGVDPYSMECIPENLNYELQMKDGIVHVYDNTEALKQQRPHSLPYPDLETFAIDLSHVLAMICDGPTKTYCHRRLNFLASKFYLHEMMNEMAELKELKCVPHRDFYNVRKVDTHIHAAACMNQKHLLKFIKTTYQTEADRVVLEKGSQKLTLKEVFNKLKMDPYDLTVDSLDVHAGRQTFHRFDKFNSKYNPVGASELREIYLKSDNYIKGEYFARLIKEVARELEESKYQHAEPRLSIYGRSTSEWESLATWFIQHKVHSPNMRWMIQVPRIYDIFKSKKLIPNYAKMLENVFLPLFEATVNPQKHKVLHVFLKYVTGFDSVDDESKHSDHMFSYKSPKPEEWTTDDNPPYTYYLFYMYANIMVLNNLRKERGLNTFQFRPHCGEAGSITHLVSAFLTADNISHGLNLKKSPVLQYLYYLAQVPIAMSPLSNNSLFLQYSKNPLREFLQKGLCVSLSTDDPMQFHYTKEALMEEYAIAAQLWKLSTCDLCEIARNSVLQSGLSHEEKKHFIGANYLQDGPQGNDIRRTNVAQIRMAYRQETLCNELSFLVDAVKTDVGNNSPE
- the ampd3b gene encoding AMP deaminase 3b isoform X2, translating into MAKNTAEEMPRLFKKMSMSEVDEKVRLRAEKVYASALQEEDTKDALALFNVPEDCPIGLHEDRERSLQREMAAQQSLESAMKKKMFMLKRSQSVSLQIPVGGDWVRSVVSPMLSETTTEPFPQEGFPDFQRVTISGDYCAGITVEDYEQAAKSILGALLIREKYSRLAYHHFPRTTARFLRNTQNEKWKEEDEIMPDIWPFPREGVDPYSMECIPENLNYELQMKDGIVHVYDNTEALKQQRPHSLPYPDLETFAIDLSHVLAMICDGPTKTYCHRRLNFLASKFYLHEMMNEMAELKELKCVPHRDFYNVRKVDTHIHAAACMNQKHLLKFIKTTYQTEADRVVLEKGSQKLTLKEVFNKLKMDPYDLTVDSLDVHAGRQTFHRFDKFNSKYNPVGASELREIYLKSDNYIKGEYFARLIKEVARELEESKYQHAEPRLSIYGRSTSEWESLATWFIQHKVHSPNMRWMIQVPRIYDIFKSKKLIPNYAKMLENVFLPLFEATVNPQKHKVLHVFLKYVTGFDSVDDESKHSDHMFSYKSPKPEEWTTDDNPPYTYYLFYMYANIMVLNNLRKERGLNTFQFRPHCGEAGSITHLVSAFLTADNISHGLNLKKSPVLQYLYYLAQVPIAMSPLSNNSLFLQYSKNPLREFLQKGLCVSLSTDDPMQFHYTKEALMEEYAIAAQLWKLSTCDLCEIARNSVLQSGLSHEEKKHFIGANYLQDGPQGNDIRRTNVAQIRMAYRQETLCNELSFLVDAVKTDVGNNSPE
- the ampd3b gene encoding AMP deaminase 3b isoform X3; this encodes MPRLFKKMSMSEVDEKVRLRAEKVYASALQEEDTKDALALFNVPEDCPIGLHEDRERSLQREMAAQQSLESAMKKKMFMLKRSQSVSLQIPVGGDWVRSVVSPMLSETTTEPFPQEGFPDFQRVTISGDYCAGITVEDYEQAAKSILGALLIREKYSRLAYHHFPRTTARFLRNTQNEKWKEEDEIMPDIWPFPREGVDPYSMECIPENLNYELQMKDGIVHVYDNTEALKQQRPHSLPYPDLETFAIDLSHVLAMICDGPTKTYCHRRLNFLASKFYLHEMMNEMAELKELKCVPHRDFYNVRKVDTHIHAAACMNQKHLLKFIKTTYQTEADRVVLEKGSQKLTLKEVFNKLKMDPYDLTVDSLDVHAGRQTFHRFDKFNSKYNPVGASELREIYLKSDNYIKGEYFARLIKEVARELEESKYQHAEPRLSIYGRSTSEWESLATWFIQHKVHSPNMRWMIQVPRIYDIFKSKKLIPNYAKMLENVFLPLFEATVNPQKHKVLHVFLKYVTGFDSVDDESKHSDHMFSYKSPKPEEWTTDDNPPYTYYLFYMYANIMVLNNLRKERGLNTFQFRPHCGEAGSITHLVSAFLTADNISHGLNLKKSPVLQYLYYLAQVPIAMSPLSNNSLFLQYSKNPLREFLQKGLCVSLSTDDPMQFHYTKEALMEEYAIAAQLWKLSTCDLCEIARNSVLQSGLSHEEKKHFIGANYLQDGPQGNDIRRTNVAQIRMAYRQETLCNELSFLVDAVKTDVGNNSPE